One stretch of Nitrosococcus watsonii C-113 DNA includes these proteins:
- a CDS encoding DUF2971 domain-containing protein has translation MSNYVFFKFRDVNKYLIDSLVKGYLYFAHPDRLNDPFDCRVDIKRSAQNAIEKLSGSKKANLAKLAGLDRYLDQIQKDTGKAGICSFSLELDNSLLWSHYASEHRGLCLTYDLPESFLDDKSNEITGVAPVEYGDSPLTDWFVAHAPENGNSSFKEFTLEVVKKVLTIKNKCWDYEKEVRIIRQEQSKLTIPKKYLKQVCFGVNTPKSDISLIRELVDNSGYKVGYCKMGRSESDFGLRTMEI, from the coding sequence ATGAGTAACTACGTGTTCTTCAAGTTTCGAGATGTAAATAAATACCTAATTGATTCCCTGGTTAAGGGATATCTGTATTTTGCCCATCCTGATCGCTTGAATGATCCTTTTGATTGTCGAGTTGATATAAAGAGATCTGCACAAAATGCCATAGAAAAACTTTCTGGGAGCAAGAAGGCCAATTTGGCTAAGCTTGCTGGGCTTGATAGATATCTTGACCAAATTCAGAAAGACACAGGCAAGGCGGGTATTTGCTCATTTTCTTTAGAGCTAGATAACTCACTTCTTTGGTCTCACTACGCTAGTGAACACAGGGGACTGTGTTTGACCTATGACTTACCGGAATCATTCCTTGATGATAAATCGAACGAAATAACTGGTGTGGCACCTGTCGAATATGGAGACAGCCCACTAACAGACTGGTTTGTCGCGCATGCACCCGAAAATGGAAATTCAAGTTTTAAGGAGTTTACGCTTGAAGTAGTAAAGAAGGTTCTCACTATAAAAAACAAATGTTGGGATTATGAAAAGGAAGTAAGAATTATCAGGCAAGAGCAGAGTAAATTGACGATTCCGAAAAAATATCTAAAGCAAGTGTGTTTTGGCGTAAATACTCCAAAATCAGATATTAGCCTTATCCGTGAGCTGGTTGACAACTCCGGTTACAAGGTTGGCTATTGCAAGATGGGGAGAAGTGAAAGTGATTTTGGCCTTAGAACAATGGAAATATAA
- the serC gene encoding 3-phosphoserine/phosphohydroxythreonine transaminase — MTRVYNFSAGPAVLPEEVIIQARDEMLDWHGTGMSVMEMTHRGKQFMAIAEQAEADFRELLAIPENYKVLFLQGGATSQFAMVPMNLLQNKKQADYICTGHWSKKAVVEGRRFGEINLAASSEDTGFQHVPPHQDWKLDPEAAYVHYTPNETIAGVEFHWIPDSGKVPLVADMSSTLLSRPLDVSRFGVIYAGAQKNIGCAGLTVVIVRNDLIGRPLVGTPAMFDYQIHADHNSMYNTPPTYAWYVAGLVFSWLKRKGGLAAIAKVNQAKADTLYSFIDSNDFYYNPVERAFRSRMNVPFILSEQQLDEIFLEEAKKAGLTNLKGHRSVGGMRASIYNAMSQEGVETLVEFMKEFERTRA; from the coding sequence ATGACTCGTGTTTACAATTTCAGCGCTGGACCGGCCGTGTTGCCTGAAGAAGTCATTATCCAGGCCCGCGACGAAATGCTTGATTGGCATGGTACCGGGATGTCAGTGATGGAGATGACTCATCGTGGCAAGCAATTTATGGCCATTGCCGAGCAGGCTGAAGCCGATTTTCGGGAACTATTGGCTATCCCGGAAAATTACAAAGTTTTGTTCCTTCAAGGGGGAGCTACTAGCCAGTTCGCGATGGTGCCTATGAATTTACTACAGAACAAGAAACAGGCGGATTATATTTGTACCGGGCATTGGTCTAAAAAAGCTGTTGTCGAAGGGCGCCGATTTGGCGAGATTAATTTAGCGGCCAGCTCCGAGGATACGGGCTTTCAGCATGTTCCTCCTCATCAGGATTGGAAGCTAGATCCAGAAGCTGCTTATGTTCACTACACACCTAATGAAACCATTGCCGGAGTAGAATTTCATTGGATTCCTGACTCAGGAAAAGTGCCTCTAGTAGCTGATATGTCCTCTACTCTTTTGTCACGTCCATTAGATGTCAGTCGCTTTGGCGTCATTTATGCGGGAGCGCAAAAGAATATTGGCTGCGCGGGTCTAACCGTGGTCATAGTGCGGAATGATTTGATAGGACGGCCCCTGGTCGGGACTCCCGCCATGTTTGATTACCAAATCCATGCAGACCATAATTCCATGTATAACACGCCGCCCACTTACGCTTGGTATGTGGCCGGACTGGTCTTTAGCTGGCTAAAGCGGAAGGGGGGACTTGCCGCAATAGCAAAGGTAAACCAAGCTAAAGCAGATACCCTTTACAGCTTTATTGACAGTAACGATTTTTACTACAATCCAGTAGAGCGGGCTTTTCGCTCTCGCATGAATGTGCCTTTTATTTTGTCCGAGCAGCAGCTTGATGAGATTTTTCTGGAGGAGGCAAAAAAAGCGGGGCTGACTAATCTGAAAGGACACCGTTCAGTGGGAGGAATGCGGGCAAGCATTTACAATGCTATGTCCCAGGAAGGGGTTGAGACTCTGGTGGAGTTTATGAAAGAGTTTGAACGTACCCGGGCATGA
- the gyrA gene encoding DNA gyrase subunit A, whose protein sequence is MDEIAQEVFPVNIEDEMKHSYLDYAMSVIVGRALPDARDGLKPVHRRVLYAMRELGNDWNKPYKKSARVVGDVIGKYHPHGDAAVYDAIVRMAQLFSMRCPLIDGQGNFGSIDGDSPAAMRYTEVRMAKIAHELLADLNKETVDFVPNYDESEHEPAVLPARIPNLLANGSSGIAVGMATNIPPHNLGELLNACIALIDDPALSIAGLMAHIPGPDFPTAGIVNGIRGIQEAYLTGRGRIVMRARTHVETDEGSGKQSIIVTELPYMVNKARLLEKIGNLVKDKKIVGIVGLRDESDKDGMRMVVELRRSEMPEVVLNQLYLHTQLQSVFGINMVALVDGQPQLLNLKLALEVFLRHRQEVVTRRTMFELRKARERAHVLEGLAIALTNIDSMIALIKASSSPAEARDGLIARFWPPGVVIDMLQRAGAASSPPEELEAAYGLQRDGYRLSPAQAQAILEMRLHRLTGLEQSKIIDEYEQVIIFISELLEILANPERLMAVIREELMEMLEQYSAPRRTEIQDNYVDLRLEDLIQEENVVVTLSHSGYAKSQTLDTYRSQKRGGKGKSATAMKEEDFIDKLFIANTHDTLLCFSSRGKVYWKKVYELPQGSRIARGKPFVNLLPLEEGERINTVLSIREFEKDKYIFMVTALGVVKKTSLADFSRPRSSGIIALDLREGDQLVGADLTDGEQEIMLFSSGGKVIRFSERDVRPLGRTARGVKGMELPSKHRVIALIIAASGTILTATELGYGKRTAIAEYRLQGRGGKGIISIRTTPRNGAVVGAVQVEKEDEVVLISNGGTLIRTPVDNISLMGRNTQGVKLINLQEGERLVGIERIVEDGEAGI, encoded by the coding sequence ATGGATGAGATAGCCCAGGAAGTTTTCCCGGTTAATATTGAAGATGAAATGAAGCACTCCTACCTCGATTACGCCATGAGCGTTATTGTAGGTAGAGCATTGCCTGATGCTCGTGATGGCTTAAAACCCGTGCATCGACGGGTATTGTATGCTATGCGGGAATTGGGCAATGATTGGAATAAGCCTTATAAAAAATCAGCCCGTGTGGTAGGCGATGTCATTGGGAAATATCATCCCCACGGGGATGCGGCGGTTTATGATGCCATCGTGCGGATGGCCCAGCTTTTCTCCATGCGCTGCCCTCTAATCGATGGACAGGGAAATTTTGGCTCTATTGACGGTGACTCTCCTGCAGCCATGCGTTATACCGAAGTGCGTATGGCTAAAATTGCCCATGAGTTGTTAGCCGATCTCAATAAGGAAACCGTCGATTTTGTTCCTAATTATGACGAGTCCGAGCATGAGCCAGCGGTTCTTCCAGCCCGTATACCTAATCTATTGGCAAATGGTTCTTCGGGAATCGCCGTGGGTATGGCGACCAATATTCCGCCCCATAACCTCGGTGAGTTATTGAATGCCTGCATTGCCCTTATTGATGATCCCGCTTTGAGCATTGCTGGGCTAATGGCCCATATTCCGGGACCTGATTTTCCCACGGCGGGGATAGTGAACGGTATCCGTGGTATCCAGGAAGCTTATCTGACTGGCCGGGGGCGAATCGTCATGCGAGCCCGGACCCATGTGGAAACCGATGAGGGCAGCGGCAAACAAAGCATCATCGTCACCGAATTGCCCTATATGGTCAATAAGGCCCGTTTGCTGGAGAAAATCGGCAATTTGGTTAAGGACAAGAAGATCGTGGGCATTGTAGGGTTGCGGGACGAATCGGACAAAGATGGCATGCGCATGGTGGTGGAGCTGCGCCGGAGCGAAATGCCGGAAGTGGTGTTAAACCAACTTTATCTTCATACCCAATTACAGAGTGTCTTTGGCATTAATATGGTGGCTTTGGTCGATGGCCAGCCCCAGTTGCTTAATCTCAAGCTGGCCCTGGAAGTCTTTTTGCGGCACCGCCAAGAGGTAGTGACCCGGCGGACCATGTTTGAGTTACGCAAGGCGAGGGAGCGAGCCCATGTGCTGGAAGGGTTGGCCATTGCCTTGACTAATATTGATTCGATGATCGCTCTTATTAAGGCGTCTTCAAGTCCGGCCGAGGCCCGGGATGGGTTGATAGCGCGTTTTTGGCCGCCAGGCGTTGTGATTGATATGCTGCAGCGGGCAGGCGCCGCATCCTCCCCGCCGGAGGAATTGGAAGCCGCTTATGGGCTGCAACGGGACGGTTATCGTTTATCTCCTGCTCAAGCTCAAGCCATTCTTGAGATGCGTCTCCATCGTCTAACGGGGCTAGAGCAAAGTAAAATTATTGATGAATATGAGCAGGTGATCATTTTTATCTCCGAGTTACTGGAAATTCTAGCTAATCCGGAACGACTCATGGCCGTCATCCGGGAAGAGTTAATGGAGATGCTAGAGCAATACAGTGCTCCACGCCGCACTGAGATTCAGGATAATTATGTGGATCTGCGCTTGGAGGATCTCATCCAAGAAGAAAATGTAGTGGTGACCTTATCCCATAGTGGTTATGCTAAATCCCAAACTTTAGACACTTACCGTTCGCAGAAGCGAGGGGGTAAGGGTAAGTCAGCGACGGCGATGAAAGAAGAAGACTTTATCGACAAGCTCTTTATCGCCAACACCCATGATACCCTGCTATGCTTTTCGAGTCGGGGCAAAGTGTATTGGAAAAAAGTCTATGAACTGCCCCAAGGGTCACGGATAGCCCGGGGTAAACCCTTCGTCAACCTCCTGCCTTTGGAGGAAGGAGAGCGGATTAATACGGTATTATCTATCCGTGAATTCGAAAAAGACAAATATATTTTTATGGTAACTGCCTTGGGGGTGGTCAAGAAAACTTCCCTGGCTGATTTTTCCCGGCCCCGTTCCAGTGGCATTATTGCCCTAGATTTGAGAGAGGGAGATCAATTGGTGGGAGCGGATCTTACCGATGGCGAACAGGAAATCATGTTGTTTAGCTCGGGGGGTAAAGTGATTCGCTTTTCGGAGCGGGATGTGCGGCCTCTTGGGCGTACGGCCCGGGGCGTTAAAGGTATGGAATTGCCCTCGAAACATCGAGTGATTGCCCTTATTATCGCGGCGAGCGGTACTATTTTAACGGCGACCGAATTGGGTTATGGTAAGCGGACAGCCATCGCTGAGTACCGTCTCCAAGGCCGGGGAGGGAAGGGCATTATCTCTATTCGGACGACCCCACGGAATGGTGCAGTGGTTGGAGCGGTGCAAGTAGAAAAGGAGGATGAAGTCGTGCTTATTAGCAATGGGGGCACGCTTATTCGTACTCCAGTGGATAATATTTCTCTTATGGGGCGTAATACGCAAGGCGTTAAACTCATTAATCTCCAGGAAGGGGAGCGGCTGGTGGGTATTGAGCGCATCGTTGAAGATGGAGAGGCTGGAATATAA
- a CDS encoding type II toxin-antitoxin system HicA family toxin, whose amino-acid sequence MIEKILRGRSDASIGVEELRSLLKSLGFEERIRGSHHIYRRVDIEERLNLQHEGAKTKPYQVHQVRAVILKYRLGVDDDA is encoded by the coding sequence TTGATAGAGAAAATCCTACGAGGCCGATCAGATGCCAGCATAGGCGTTGAAGAGTTGCGTTCATTGCTGAAGAGCCTGGGCTTTGAAGAACGTATTCGTGGCAGTCATCATATCTATCGCCGTGTCGATATAGAAGAGCGCTTGAACCTTCAGCATGAAGGCGCCAAAACCAAGCCCTATCAAGTCCATCAAGTACGTGCTGTTATTCTGAAATATCGGCTAGGAGTCGATGACGATGCATAA
- a CDS encoding DUF2442 domain-containing protein, producing MSARGNTTSAVEVTNISRHGVWLLAHDRELFMPEEFPWFKEQPVKAILHVEEPSSGHFYWPDIDVDLTEEIIEHPERFPNKAKSA from the coding sequence TTGTCCGCGCGTGGAAACACCACTTCGGCAGTCGAGGTGACAAACATATCCAGGCATGGCGTCTGGCTGTTGGCACACGACCGGGAACTGTTCATGCCGGAGGAGTTTCCATGGTTTAAGGAGCAACCAGTCAAGGCGATCCTGCATGTTGAGGAACCGTCGTCAGGGCACTTCTACTGGCCTGATATTGATGTGGACCTTACTGAAGAAATCATTGAACATCCAGAGCGGTTCCCGAATAAGGCGAAGAGCGCATAA
- a CDS encoding DUF4160 domain-containing protein, with protein sequence MSGDGEAKFWLEPGLQLARNYRYTRQQLKEIESLIEDHYNELVRAWKHHFGSRGDKHIQAWRLAVGTRPGTVHAGGVSMV encoded by the coding sequence ATGTCGGGTGATGGTGAGGCTAAATTCTGGCTGGAGCCTGGGCTTCAGCTCGCACGGAATTACCGTTACACCAGGCAGCAGTTGAAAGAGATCGAGTCCCTAATCGAGGATCACTACAATGAGCTTGTCCGCGCGTGGAAACACCACTTCGGCAGTCGAGGTGACAAACATATCCAGGCATGGCGTCTGGCTGTTGGCACACGACCGGGAACTGTTCATGCCGGAGGAGTTTCCATGGTTTAA
- a CDS encoding adenine phosphoribosyltransferase, with product MERLKTKIRDIPDFPKPGVLFKDITPLVGDPATLRLAVHQLLHPFLEQGITAVGGIEARGFIFGALVAWELGVGFIPLRKSGKLPYEVRSISYQLEYGSASLEAHTDSLGPGDNVLLVDDLLATGGTAKASCELVESLGATVAACAFVIELDFLHGRERLSDYTVHSLVHY from the coding sequence ATGGAGCGGCTCAAAACTAAAATCCGCGATATCCCCGATTTTCCCAAGCCAGGCGTCCTCTTCAAGGATATCACCCCCTTAGTCGGAGACCCCGCCACCTTACGGCTAGCGGTTCACCAACTCCTCCATCCCTTCCTGGAACAGGGTATCACGGCGGTTGGCGGGATAGAGGCGCGGGGGTTTATCTTTGGCGCGCTGGTCGCCTGGGAGTTGGGGGTAGGTTTTATCCCCTTGCGCAAATCCGGCAAGCTTCCCTATGAAGTCCGAAGCATCTCCTATCAGCTGGAATATGGCTCTGCCAGCCTGGAGGCCCATACCGATTCCCTCGGTCCTGGGGATAACGTCCTGCTAGTAGATGATCTGCTCGCCACCGGCGGCACCGCCAAAGCAAGCTGCGAACTGGTAGAAAGCCTGGGGGCCACGGTAGCAGCTTGCGCCTTCGTCATCGAACTGGACTTTCTGCACGGGCGGGAGAGACTTTCCGATTATACTGTCCACTCCCTAGTCCATTACTAA
- a CDS encoding type II toxin-antitoxin system HicB family antitoxin — MHKYEVIIYWSQEDKTFIAGVPELPGCMAHGPTQMAALESVNQAIELWLDTAREFNDPIPEPKGRRLLYA; from the coding sequence ATGCATAAATACGAAGTGATTATTTATTGGAGTCAAGAAGATAAAACGTTTATAGCTGGGGTGCCGGAGCTGCCTGGTTGCATGGCACATGGACCTACCCAAATGGCGGCATTAGAGAGTGTGAATCAAGCAATAGAGTTATGGTTGGATACCGCACGGGAATTTAATGATCCCATTCCTGAGCCGAAGGGGCGTCGATTACTGTATGCGTAG